Genomic DNA from Alistipes indistinctus YIT 12060:
AGGATCGTCTGTTGGCTGTAGCCGAAAAACATGCGCGTCACGTCAACCGCGCTTTTTTCGAGGGAGATCCGAATTATAACGGCGGTCGGCCCATCAACCATATTTCGGGCCATCCCGAGATCGAACTCGCCTTGTGTAAATTATTCGGGCAGACCCGCGATTCGCTTTATTTGCGGATGGCGCAGCGTTTCGTCGCGATCCGCGGAACCGATCCTCCCGCCCATTTCACTGGCGATTTGAGCAAGAGCCAGGAACATATCCCCTTGCGGGAGCAGTACGAGCCGGTGGGCCATGCCGTTTGCGCCGCCTATATCTATTCGGGGATGGCCGACGTGGACGCTTTGTGCGGGACGCAGCATTACCGCGTACCGTTGGATTCGATCTGGGAGAACCTGGTTCGCACGCGCATCGCTCTGACCGGCGGCCTTGGAGCCGTCCGTGGGTTGGAGGGTTTCGGTCCGCCTTACAGCCTGCCTAACAAAAATTCTTATAACGAGACTTGTGCGTCGGTCGCCAATGTGCTGTTCAATGACCGCATGTTCCGTTCCCGGCATGATGGACGCTATTTCGACGTGCTCGAATGTGCTTTGTTCAACGGTGCTTTGGCGGGGATCAACTTGGCCGGGGATCGATTCTTTTATGTCAATCCGTTGGAGGCGGACGGATTGCAGCCTTTTAACCTCGGACAGAAAGGGCGTTCCTCCTGGTTCGGTTGCGCTTGCTGCCCGCCAAACATCGCCCGCCTGCTGATGCAGGTTCCCGGCTTGATGTATTACCATACCGGACGTGATATTTATTTGACCTTGTACGGGAGCAGTTCGACCGAAGTTCCGTTGGCAGATGGGACGGTAGCCGTGGAGCAGACCTCGGACTATCCATTCTCTGGCGAGTCTACAATCGTATTGACCCCTGCGAACCCGATGACTTTCGCCTTGCGTTTGCGTATCCCCACCTGGGCTCGCGGCGGCGAGTTTTTGCCTGGCGGCCTTTATACCTATGCCGATGCTGCGTCCGGGCGCTGGACCGTCAAGGTCAACGGTAAACCGGTTGATGTTCCCTTGGAAGAGGGCTTTGCCGTGATCGACCGCCGTTGGCGGCCCGGCGACCGGGTGGAACTGTCGTTGCCGATGCAGCCCCGTTATGTGCAGGCCCGTCCGGAAGTCAAGGCGGATGTCGATCGCGTGGCCGTGGTCTGCGGTCCGTTGGTCTATTGCGCCGAGGAGCCCGATAACGGTTTGGTGCAGCGTTATTATCTGTCCGAACTTCCGGCTTTGCGACGGAGCCTCATCGAGGAGGGTTTATTGAAAGGGCTTCCCGCCGTCGACCTCACGGCTTCCCGCCTTGACACGACGGTCCGCTTGCCTTTGCGGCTGATCCCTTATTATGCTTGGGATAACCGGGGCGATCTCTCCATGGCCGTTTGGTTGCCCCGTACCGGGGCGTTGGCTCAGGAGTCCCTGCCCCGCACCGAGAAGAACAAGGTTTGGTTAAAGGAGGTTCGTTTCACCTGTAACGACGACCAGCCCTTCCGGGATGCTATTTTCGACGGTATGACCCCCGAGCGTTCCCACCACCAGGGTTATCCCTGTTGGACTAGCCGGGGGTGTGAGGGACAGTTCCAGCAGGTCGAGTTCCTCTTTACCCGTCCCCGTTCTTTGGCCGGTCTGTCTGTCTATTGGATCAGCGATGCCCGGACGACGACTTTGTTGCCCGACAGCTGGAGCCTGGAATATCTGCTCGACGGGCGGTGGTTGCCTTTTCCTCGTTATGTGACTGACCTCTATGGCCTGGAGGTCGACCAGTTTAACGACGTGCGTCCCGCCGGGGAGTTGGTCTGCGAGGGGCTGCGGATGCAGATCGAGCCACGTTCCGGGCATAGTGTCGGTATGGCCGAAGTCCGGATTGATTTTGTACCCTGATGAATATTAATTTCTGTTAGATTGCTTTAATCCGGATATTCAATACCTTGCTGAAAGTGAAAACGGACAAAGGCTGACAGCTGAATATACGACCTGCGATGAAAGGAAGGTCTTGATAAAGCAAACGATGCGTTATGAAAAGGCGACCCAAATCAACCGCATCAAATGGCATTATTGGATAAACGGTGAATTCCATTCCGTCCAGAATATGGATATGAGGTTGTTCTTTCCTCAAGAATCGGATTCATATCTGCAGTGGGCTGGATTTGAGATCGTCCACAAGTTTGGAAGTTTTGAAGAAGAGGTGTTTAACGAAAGTTCGGAGAAACAGATATACGTTTTAGCCTTACAATAATTAAATCCCGCAACGCCCCGGAAGGGGAACTGCGGGATTGTTTTTTACCGGGAACAGGGCCCGTTCGCATGTTTATCACCTGCTTCCGGAGTGGTTTCCTGACGGAAATGGCGTTGCTGTCCGCGGCGCCCCGGGCCGGCTCTGATGTGAATTCAATGCGATTGCTGGAGTTCGACCCTATTGATGCGCCGGGGTGTTACGACCTGCTGCCGCCTGGAATCCGGCTTTGAGCGATTCGATCGTCTCTTTCACGCTGGTGATTTTCTTGGAAAGGTAAGCGTTGGCCCCTGCGAAAGCATAGCCTCGTGAGAGGTTGCCTTTGGCTGCGTTGTACAGCGCGAGGATGATGCAATAGGGGCTTTTGGTGTAGTCGCAGGTTTTGATGCAGTGGAACGGACAGCGTTTGGGACGCGTAAGGCCGGCCTTGACTTTCCTCAGGAATTCGCCGCCGATCGCCCGGCCCGGCATGCCCACGGGACTCGCGATGATCTCGATATCCTCTTTGCTCGATTCGATATAGGTTTTTTTGAACGTCTCCGAAGCATCGCATTCGGTGGTGGTGACGAAGATGCTACCCATCTGTACCCCGGCGGCGCCGAGCGACATGATGCGGTAGATATCCTCGCCGGTATAGAGTCCTCCCGCCGCAATCACCGGTATCGGGTGGGCGTGCTGTGCGGCAAAACGGTCCGCAGTGGCCACCACCTCCGGGATCAGGCGCTCGAGCGAGAAATTGTCGTCTTCGATCTGGGTATTTTTATATCCGAGGTGTCCCCCGGCTTTCGGCCCTTCGACGACGATCGCGTCGGGCAGGTAGTTGTAGTTGGTTTTCCACTTCTCGCAGATGATATGTGCGGCGCGCGCCGACGAGACGATCGGCACGAGCTTGGTCAAGCTTTTCTCCCCGAGGTACGAGGGCAGGTCGAGCGGCAGTCCTGCGCCGGAGAAGATGATGTCGGCTTTTTCCTCTATGGCTGTGCGTACCATGTCGGCGAAGTTGCTTAGCGCCACCATGATGTTGACGCCGATTACGCCGCTGGTCTTGGCTCGGGCCTTGCGGATCTCCTCGCGCAGGCCCATGATCGAGTTGGTGCGGTAGTCGTTCGAAAATTTGGGATAGATCAGTCCGATGCCGGCGCAGGAAATTACGCCTACGCCGCCTTCGTTGGCGACGGCCGAGGCGAGGCCCGAGAGCGAGATGCCCACGCCCATGCCCCCCTGGATGATCGGGAGCGTGATTTTCAGATCGCCTATTTGAATGCTTTTCATTTGGTTGTGCGGGTATTCATTTGCGGAAATATGCGGTTCATGTACAGGGAAAAAACCGTCCCCCGCCACCTCCGCAGGGTGGCAAGCGAACGTTTCCGGGCGTGTCGGCAGTTTCATGTCGAATAAATAACATACAAATATAGAGCGATAATATGGATGCGCAATCCGTTTTTTTACGATTCTACAACGCCTAAAATGAAAAAAAACCGGGACATCGTAATTACTGTCCTGGTTTTTATTTGGTTACAGATGTTTTGCGAGTTTTGCAGCCCGGTTTTTTTTACGGTTAATCGAGCTTTTTAATGCTTCCCGCCGAAGAGGTATCCAGCGAGGTGATTTTCGGATCGCCTTTGTAGCGGATACCCGCTGCGCTGGAGGCTTGGGCCGAGAGGGTCTGGACGTCGCCCACCGTAATTCTCGAGGTGGAAGAGGCTTTGAGCGTCGCTTTGTCGATAGTGTAATTCTCGCCGTGGAAACCGCTCGCGCTGCTGGTGGTTACGGTAACCTCGCCGACTTTGCCGCTGATGGTCAGTTCGGCACTGCTGCCAAGGTTGAACACGCCCTGCGCGCCGTTGTGGACGATCTCCCCGTCGGCGCTGCTGGTCAGGTCTGCACGCAGCAGGGGCGTGGTGATCGTTGCATCGATTTCGCCGCTGCTTTTGGCATCGATGACTACCCGTTCGCTGGCCGTCAGTTCGAGGTCGTCGATCTTGCCGCTGCTAGAGAGGTCTATTACGACCGAAGCCGCCGTAAACGGGGTCATCGCCTTGATCTCCGCATTGGAAGAGGCCTTCAGGCTTTTCAGGTTTTTAAGGTAGATTTTCGCTTTCAGGTCGTCCTGTTTTTTCGACAGGAAGTTACCGGTGAGTCCCAGCGTAACCACGCCATTGCCGTCGATATTGAAGATCAGCTTTTTTTCGAGTTCAGCGGGAATTTCGATACTGGCCGAAGTCTTGTCCGACTGGTAGATTTCGACATCGAAATTATTGCCGGCGGCGATGCCGGTTATGTTCTGTCCTTCGAAACGGGTCTGGCGTGTCATCTGTGTCTGTGCGGAAGCTGCGGCCGTGCTGAAAAGTGCGGCGGTGAGCAGCGGGAAGAATAATGTCTTTTTCATGAGATGCTCTGGTTTGACGTTTAATTCGGTACTTGTAGTTTTCACTTCAAATGTATGCAAAATTTCCTTTCAAAAGCTATGCCGCTGCCGGATCGTGTCACGGCGGATCCGTTTACCGGCCCACGGCGGAGGCTTTCGAGGTATTCCCGGTTGGGCTGCACTGTCCGGTTCGTTGTTCCCTGAGCATTTGCAGCGATAAATTTATTCTTCTTTGCGAATCTTTGCCGAAGAGGAGGTCGATACCTGCCGCGTTTTCGGGTCGCCTTTGTAGTAGATGGCCGAAGAGCTGCTTGCGGTGGCTTTGAGATCCTGAACGACACCTACGGTAATCCGCGACGAAGAGGAGCTGCCCAGCGTCGCGCTGCCGATGTTGTACCCGGCGCCGCGGAAAGACGCTGAACTGCTGGTGATGATGTTCGCGCTGCCCACTTCTCCGCTGATGTCGATCCGCGAACTGCTGCTCTGGCCGAAAGTGGCGCTCTTGCCGTGGTGTGTGAGCGAGGCGGATGAGCTGCTGCTCAGCGTACAGTCGAGATCTTGGGCTGCTATCTCGGCGTTCGTAAGTCGTCCGCTGCTGCTGAGGGCGAGCCGGACCCGGCCGGTGGCGTTGAGCTTCAGGTTTTCGATGCGTCCGCTGCTGCTGATGCCGAGCTCCGCCGAATTGCCGGTGAGCGGCGTCATCGGGCGGATGCGGGCACTCGACGAGGCTTTGAGGACGCGGAGGCCCGTGATGTAGATTTTGGCCTTCATTTGTGCGCCATTACTTCGGAGGCTGCGCATGATTTCGTTCAATACGTTGTTCTTTTTTTTCCATGAATAATCCAAGCCGAGGGTAACCACACCCTGGCCGTCTATCTGGAAGATCAGGAATTCCTGCAATTCGGCGGGAATCTCGACGATTGCCCGCGTCGTGTCGGACTGGTAAACCTCGACATTGAATGAACTGCCGGCTACGACACCGGTGATGTTGCGGCCTTCGAACCGGGTTTGGCGGACCATCGGGGTCTCCGCATGCAGGGCCACGCAGCCTGCAGCGAGGAGCACGCTTAACAGAAATTTTTTCATAGCGGTATTCGTAATGGTAATTTTAAGTGTTTGTACGGTAAATGTATGTAAATTTAAAATACTATGCAATACATAATAGTTGTTTTTTGAAAAAACGAACGGTTTCCTCCCGTTCCGCCGGAACAGTTTTGTAATATATTCAAGGGCATGGCGGAGCGATTTCCCGGAAGTTTATTATCTTTGTAAGATGGTATCAAAGCGAAAGTCAGATGAGTGAAGCCAAAATAAAAGTCGGTATTACCCAAGGCGACATCAATGGGATAGGTTATGAGGTGATTATCAAATCACTGCTCGATCCGAGGATGTGCGAGTTGTGCACGCCGGTGGTTTACGGTTCGGCGAAAGCCGCCGGATTTTACCGGCGCCAGGTGGAGGATGCCGAGAATTTCAACTTCAATATTATTGGGAAAGCGTCGGAGGCTAATCCCAGACGGGTTAACCTGATCGACTGCACACCGGGCGAGTTGCGCATCGAGCCGGGACAACTGACCGCCGAAGCGGGGAAGGCCTCGATCGCCGCGCTGAAGGCCGCCGCCGCCGATTTGAAGGCGGGGGCGATCGATGTGGTGGTGACCGCGCCGATCAGCAAGGAAAATGTGCATGAGGCCGGATTCGATTTTACGGGTCACACCGAATTCTTCGCCGCACAGTTCGGCGGCGAGCCGTTGATGATGATGTGCAGCGACCTGCTGAAAGTGGGATTGGTAACGATCCATATCCCGCTCGAAGAGGTGAGTCGTTCGGTGACCGAGGAGAAGATACTGGCCTCGCTGCGCGGCCTGCGCAGTAGCCTGATCCGAGACTTTTCGGTGCGCGAACCCCGGATCGCGGTGCTCGCCCTCAATCCCCATGCGGGTGATGGCGGAGTGATCGGAACCGAAGAGCGGGAGATCATCACGCCTGCGATCCGCACCGCATTTTCGGAAGGTATCCTGGCATTCGGACCATTTCCTGCCGACGGCTTTTTCGCTTCGGGAGGATATGCCAGGTACGATGCCGTGCTGGCGATGTATCACGACCAGGGGCTGGCCCCGTTCAAGGCGCTGTCGCCCGACGGCGTGAACTTTACGGCCGGGCTGCCCGTCGTCCGGACGAGCCCCGCGCACGGGGTGGGTTTCGATATCGCCGGGCAGGACAAAGCCGACGAGCAGGCGATGCGCAATGCGATCTACATGGCGATAGACGTCCTGCGCAGCCGGAAGGTGTATGAAGAGATTTCGGCCGATCCGCTGCAGAAGTTCAAGCGTGAGGGAGGTGCCGACGTGTCGGTGGCCGACCTGCCCCAGACCGAGGCGGCCGATTAGGACATTGGGCCGGATGTAACGGTAAATACCGGGCATCGGACTCAAACCGGGAGGGCCGGAAGTACGGGACGCTTGCCCCGGCATCCGGGTTACAGTATGCGAAAAATCAATAAAAGTCTGGCGGGGGTTCCATCTCGTAACGTGGAAACCCGCGAGCAAAACCGATAAAATAAAAACAGATGATTAAAGTAACTTTCCCTGACGGCGGCATTCGTGAGTACGCCGAAGGAACGACGGCTATGCAGATAGCCGAGAGCATCAGCCCCCGCCTGGCACAGGAGGTATTGGCCGCAACGGTGAACGGCAAGGTAAGCGACCTGAACATGCCGATCACGGCAGATGCTCAGATTAAACTGCACAAATGGGATGACGACGAAGGCAAGCATGCCTTCTGGCATTCGTCGTCGCACCTGTTGGCCGAGGCGCTCGAGGCGCTCTATCCGGGCATCAAGTTCGGCATCGGCCCCAGCATCGAGAACGGGTTCTATTACGACGTCGATTCTCCGGTGCCCATTACCGAGGCGGACCTGCCCAAGATCGAGAAGAAAATGGAGGAGCTCGCCCGGAGTAAGGAGACCATTACCCGCCGCGAAGTGTCGAAGGCCGAGGCACTCGACACTTACACGAAAAAGGGCGACGAATATAAAGTGGAACTGATCAGCGCCCTCGAGGACGGTACGATCAGCTTCTACACGAACGGTAATTTTACCGACCTGTGCCGCGGGCCGCACCTGCCTCACACGGGCTTCATCAAGGCGATCAAGCTGACCTCGATCGCCGGCGCCTATTGGCGCGGCGACGAGCACAACAAGATGCTGACCCGTATCTACGGCATCACCTTCCCGAAAAAGTCGATGCTCGACGAGTACCTGGCGATGCTGGAGGAGGCCAAGAAACGCGACCACCGCAAACTGGGCAAGGAGCTCGAGCTGTTTTGTTTCTCGCCGCGGGTCGGGGCCGGACTGCCGCTGTGGCTGCCCAAAGGCGCTGCGCTGCGCGACAGGCTGGAGCACTTCCTGCGCAATGTGCAGAAGCAGTACGGTTACCAGCAGGTCATCACGCCGCATATCGGGATGAAGGACCTATACGTCACTTCGGGCCACTATGCCAAGTACGGCAAGGATTCGTTCCAGCCGATCCATACGCCGGACGACAGCGAGGAGTTCCTGCTCAAGCCGATGAACTGTCCGCACCACTGCGAGATTTACCGTTGGAAGCCGCGCTCGTACAAGGACCTGCCGCTGCGTTTCGCAGAATTCGGCACGGTGTATCGTTACGAGCAGAGCGGCGAGCTGCACGGGCTGACGCGCGTGAGGGGCTTCACGCAGGACGATGCGCACATCTTCTGCCGTCCCGACCAGCTCAAGGATGAATTCATGAAGGTGATCGACATTGTGCTCTATATCTTCAAGACGCTGAGCTTCGACCAGTTCACCGCGCAGATTTCGCTGCGCGACCCGAACAACAAGGAGAAGTACATCGGTTCGGACGAAAACTGGCACAAGGCCGAGTCCGCGATCATCGAGGCGGCGGCGGAAAAAGGGCTTCCGACGGTGGTCGAACTGGGCGAAGCTGCCTTTTATGGCCCGAAACTTGATTTTATGGTCAAGGACGCCATCGGCCGCAAGTGGCAGCTCGGTACGATCCAGGTGGACTACAACCTGCCGGAGCGTTTCGACCTGACCTACAAAGGCTCGGATGACAAACAGCACCGCCCGATCATGATCCACCGTGCGCCGTTCGGCTCGATGGAGCGGTTCGTAGCCGTGCTTTTGGAGCATACCGGCGGTAAATTCCCGCTGTGGTTGTCGCCCGAACAGGTGGTCGTGCTGCCGATCAGCGAAAAATTCAACGAATATGCGCAAAATGTTTCGGATTTTCTAAATAATTGCGATATTCGCGCTCAGGTGGACGACCGTAATGAGAAGATTGGCCGTAAGATACGCGACAACGAACTCAAAAGGATCCCGTTCCTGCTGATTGTCGGAGAAAAGGAACAGCAGGAGGGGCAGGTCTCCGTACGCGTACAGGGCGAGGGCGACAAGGGTTCGATGAGCCAGCAGGAGTTCGCCGCACTGGTGACCGAAAGCGTGAAAAAAGAGGTGGAAGCCTTGAACAAATAGAAAGTTTCAGCGTGTTTAGTGTTTAATTAATCAAGGAGGACAAAGCTATAGCTATTCCAGTAAGAAAACCACAGTCAAGGCCTGGTTTCCGCGGCAGGATGCCGGAAAAAGAGGCAGCACACAAGATCAATAATTTGATTACCGCCCAGCAGGTGCGTGTCGTCGGCGACAACATTCAGGTGCCGACCGTCGTATCGCTGAAGGAGGCATTGGCGATGGCCGATGAGCAGGGGCTTGATTTGGTTGAAATTTCACCGAAGGCCGATCCCCCCGTTTGCCGGATCGTCGACTATTCGAAGTTCCTTTACCAACAGAAGAAAAAAGCCAAGGAGCTGAAAGCCAAAGCTGTGAAGGTTGTGATCAAAGAGATTCGTTTCGGCCCCAATACCGATGACCACGATTACAATTTCAAGCTGAAGCATGCCGAGAATTTCCTCAAGGACGGGGATAAGGTGAAAGCTTATGTCTTTTTCCGCGGCCGCCAGATCGTTTTCAAGGATCAGGGAGAAATCCTGCTGCTGCGTTTTGCCACCGACCTCGAAGAGTGGGGTAAGGTGGAGCAGATGCCCAAGCTGGAGGGCAAGCGGATGATCATGATCCTCGCGCCGAAACCGAAAAAATAGTTCTGTGCCGTTGTCTGCGGCGGAGCGCTTGAAAACCGTAATGTCTTCGATGTCCACCAGGAGTATCCCGGTGCAGTGAATTGTCGTAGGGATGCGGACATCCGGTGCTGCGTCGGGAATCCGGATGCTTTCGGAGCATCGGGGTAGCGACGGACCGGTATACGATAAAAGATGCCCACCTCCGAAACGAGGTGGGCGTTTGTGTATCCGGGTAACGGGGCATGTGTCCGGGCGGCCCGGATTTGGATTTTACCGGAATCTTGTTCATCTTTACGCTACGGCTTTTTGCGATTACCGGTTTGTTTACTGAGCTGCACCGGTCGTGTTTCACGGACTCAAAGTATGTAAATTTAGGAAAACGATGAATCGGAAAAGAATATGGTGCGCGGCGGCCGTGCTGGCTGTGCTTTGCGTTCCTGTCCGGGCGCAGGATTGGCAGAGCGCCTTGAAAAGCGTGGCTTCGAATGTTGCGGATAAAGCAACGGGCGGGGCGCTGACACAATTGGCACTGGTTGCTACGTGGAACTATATGCAGCCGGGGGTAAAACTCGAGAGCGACAATGCCGTGGCCGACTTGGCCGCATCTGCGACGACCGCGTCGTTACAGTCCAAATTGGCCGGTATCTATGAGAAGGCGGGGATTAAAAGCGGTTCCTGTTCGGTGACCTTCAGCAAGGACAGCACGTTTTCGCTGGTAATCGGTTCGCGCACCCTCAAAGGTACTTATGCGTTCGAATCGGCGACGCACGGCATCACGCTCACTTTTTCGGGAAGCGGTGAGCTTCGCAAATTCGGTGCGATGCACGGTTTCGCCTACCTGAACGGGACGGACCTGCAGTTGCTCTTTTCGGCCGCTAAAGCGCTTTCGCTCGTACAGCAGGTCGGGGAGAAGGCCGCTTCTCTGAACTCTTCGCTGGCGACGGTGAACAGCCTCGCATCGAAAATCGACAACCTCTATCTCGGCTTCGAGTTTGCCAAATAAAGCGGGTTATTTCGCTGTAAGATTTTATTCCGGCCGGTCCGGACCCGTTTTGCAAGGTATTTCGGGTGCGGTTCGTCGGGGAGATTTCGTCGCATATAGGGCGGTTTTAACGGAGTTGTTCGTATGAATGTTGAAGAGTTCAGGGAATATTGCCTTTCGTTCAGGGGTGTTCGTGAGAAAATGCCGTTTCCGAATGTTGCCGATCGGTATAGCCGGGATGTGCTCTGTTTTTATGTCGGGGACAAATGGTTTTGTTTCGTGAATGTCGCGGTTTTCGATTTTTGCTGTATCAAATGCGACCCCGACCGGTCGGGAGAGTTGCAGGCTCGCTACATGGGGATCCGTCCCGGTTGGCACATGAACAAAAAATATTGGATCAGCGTCTATTTCGAGCAGGATGTCCCGGACAGCCTGATCCGCGAATTGGTGAAGGCTTCGTATGACCTTGTGGCCGGCAGCCTGACGAAAAAAGAGCGAGAAGAGCTGGATTCGCTTTAGCCGGTTGCCGTTGCGTGGGAAACGGATTATCCTTTGTTGAAGTGGATCGAGCCGTGATGTATACGTGGTTTATATGGAAAAAGGCACCTTTCGCTGGAAGGATGCCTTTTTGTATTGGTGTCCGGTCCGTCGGGAGCATATTCCTGTGGGCCGGTTCGTTGTCGTTTTTCTATTTGTTTTTCTTCTCTTTCTTTTTTACCTTCTTCGTTTTCCTCTTTTTTTCTTTTTCCTCGCGTTTTTCCGTGTCGCTGAGTAGCTTATTTTCCGCTTTGGTCTGCAATTTGGCTAAACGTTCCCTGCCTTTTTTGCAACCGGTTCCGTCTGTGCAGCCTCCGCATTTTTTGCAACCCATAACTTGCAGGTGAACGTTAGAATGCGTTGATCGTCTCACGGATGCGGCAAAGGCGCGTAAGCAATCCTTCGAAGCGGTCGAGCGGCAGCATGTTCGCACCGTCGCTTTTCGCTTCGGCCGGGTTCGGATGCGTCTCGATAAAGAGTCCGTCGGTACCTACGGCCACCGATGCACGTGCGATCGTTTCGATCATCGAGGGCAGTCCCCCGGTGACTCCGCTGGTCGTGTTGGGTTGCTGCAGCGAGTGGGTGATGTCCATCACCACCGGGTACCCGAGCGCCTGCATCGTGGGGATGCTGCGCATATCGACGATCAGGTCGTGGTAACCGAAAGTCGTGCCGCGATCGGTAAGCAGGATGTTCGGGTTGCCTGCGTCGTGCACTTTGCCGGCCGCAAAAGCCATCGCTTCGGGGGCAAGGAACTGTCCTTTCTTGATGTTGACCACCTTCCCCGTCTTCGCGGCGGCTACCAACAGGTCGGTCTGGCGGCAGAGGAATGCCGGGATTTGCAGTACGTCGGCGTACTGCGCCGCTATCGCCGCCTCTTCCGGGTTGTGGATGTCGGTTACGGTCGGTACGCCGAATTCGCGGCGCACTTTGTCCAGCAGTTTCAGCGCTTTCTCGTCGCCGATGCCGCAGAACGAGTCGAGGCGCGAGCGGTTCGCTTTGCGGTACGAAGCTTTGAAGATGTAGGGGATCTTCAGTGCGTCGGTCACGGCACAGGCCTTTTCGGCCACGCGCATCATCACCTCTTCGTTTTCGACCACGCAGGGGCCGGCCATCACGAAGAACATCCCGCTGCCAAGATGCTTCAGGTTGGGAATATGGTTCAGGATCGGGTTCATCGTATTTCGGATTAAGGGTTTAAAGTCGGGTCGGGTGTATGGTTCGATTGCAGATCAGGGGATAAAACCGGACTGCGTTTGTCGTTATAGGTCGGTTCGTGGCGGGAAATTTTGTTTTAGCCGGGAATTTCCGTTTGTAAGGCTTTCGTTTTTATCGG
This window encodes:
- a CDS encoding DUF4923 family protein, translated to MNRKRIWCAAAVLAVLCVPVRAQDWQSALKSVASNVADKATGGALTQLALVATWNYMQPGVKLESDNAVADLAASATTASLQSKLAGIYEKAGIKSGSCSVTFSKDSTFSLVIGSRTLKGTYAFESATHGITLTFSGSGELRKFGAMHGFAYLNGTDLQLLFSAAKALSLVQQVGEKAASLNSSLATVNSLASKIDNLYLGFEFAK
- a CDS encoding MmcQ/YjbR family DNA-binding protein, yielding MNVEEFREYCLSFRGVREKMPFPNVADRYSRDVLCFYVGDKWFCFVNVAVFDFCCIKCDPDRSGELQARYMGIRPGWHMNKKYWISVYFEQDVPDSLIRELVKASYDLVAGSLTKKEREELDSL
- the kdsA gene encoding 3-deoxy-8-phosphooctulonate synthase codes for the protein MNPILNHIPNLKHLGSGMFFVMAGPCVVENEEVMMRVAEKACAVTDALKIPYIFKASYRKANRSRLDSFCGIGDEKALKLLDKVRREFGVPTVTDIHNPEEAAIAAQYADVLQIPAFLCRQTDLLVAAAKTGKVVNIKKGQFLAPEAMAFAAGKVHDAGNPNILLTDRGTTFGYHDLIVDMRSIPTMQALGYPVVMDITHSLQQPNTTSGVTGGLPSMIETIARASVAVGTDGLFIETHPNPAEAKSDGANMLPLDRFEGLLTRLCRIRETINAF